One Peribacillus simplex NBRC 15720 = DSM 1321 genomic region harbors:
- a CDS encoding ABC transporter permease, which yields MSKYLSKLTSPLIAVILGLVVGAIIMLVSGYDPVAGYGSMINGIIGDSYYVGESVRTIIPYILAGLAVAFAFRTGLFNIGVEGQLIVGWLAAVWVGIAFDLPRIIHLPLAILVGAAAGALWAFIPGYLKAKFRVHEVIVSIMLNYTALYVTNYLIRNVMTDKLDKTERIADTASLRSPFFESITDFSRMHWGIVVAIICVIIMWLLLERTKTGFELKAVGFNQHASEYAGMSVNKNIILSMVISGSFAGLAGAMEGLGTFGYAAVKGGFTGMGFDGIAVALLGANTAIGVVLAALLFGGLKAGALNMPLETGIPSEIVDIVIALIIFFVASSYFIRWIAARFKKGVK from the coding sequence ATGTCTAAGTATTTATCTAAATTAACGAGTCCGTTAATAGCAGTTATCCTAGGCTTAGTCGTTGGGGCCATAATCATGTTAGTAAGCGGCTATGACCCAGTTGCCGGCTATGGCTCCATGATAAATGGAATTATTGGTGATTCTTATTATGTAGGGGAATCCGTCAGGACAATCATCCCTTATATCCTTGCTGGTTTGGCAGTGGCTTTTGCTTTTCGTACGGGCCTTTTCAATATCGGTGTAGAAGGGCAATTAATTGTAGGTTGGCTGGCGGCAGTTTGGGTCGGAATCGCTTTTGATCTTCCAAGGATCATCCATTTGCCGCTTGCCATCTTAGTTGGTGCAGCTGCTGGCGCCTTGTGGGCATTTATCCCTGGTTATTTAAAAGCTAAGTTCCGTGTACATGAAGTAATCGTTTCGATTATGTTGAATTATACTGCTTTATATGTGACGAATTATTTAATTCGGAATGTAATGACTGACAAGCTGGATAAAACAGAAAGAATTGCTGATACAGCATCACTGCGGTCTCCTTTTTTTGAAAGCATTACGGATTTTTCCCGGATGCATTGGGGAATAGTGGTAGCGATTATTTGCGTAATCATCATGTGGCTCCTTCTTGAAAGGACAAAAACTGGCTTTGAACTGAAAGCGGTAGGTTTTAATCAGCACGCTTCCGAATATGCAGGGATGAGTGTAAATAAGAACATCATACTTTCCATGGTTATATCAGGTTCGTTTGCAGGGCTTGCAGGTGCGATGGAAGGCCTTGGGACTTTCGGTTATGCCGCAGTTAAAGGCGGGTTCACAGGTATGGGCTTTGATGGGATTGCAGTAGCCTTACTAGGAGCGAATACGGCTATTGGTGTTGTGCTGGCAGCCTTATTATTTGGGGGACTGAAAGCCGGGGCCTTAAATATGCCGCTAGAAACCGGAATACCTAGTGAAATTGTAGATATTGTCATAGCATTGATCATTTTCTTCGTCGCATCCAGTTATTTTATTCGTTGGATTGCCGCTCGATTTAAGAAAGGGGTGAAATAA